One Helicobacter cetorum MIT 00-7128 DNA window includes the following coding sequences:
- a CDS encoding NupC/NupG family nucleoside CNT transporter, translating into MFISALMSVVGMAVLLGIAWVFSNNKKAINYRTIISAFVLQVSLGALILYVPIGREILQSLANGIQHVINYGYEGVRFLFGNLAPNSQGEQGIGGFVFAINVLAVVIFFSSLISLLYYLKIMPLFINLIGGALQKCLGTSKAESMSAAANIFVGHTEAPLVVKPYLNSMSNSEIFAIMSAGMASIAGPVLAGYASMGVPLTYLLAASFMSAPSGLLFAKMIYPQDEKTSNATDISIEKPVNVLEAISDGATTGLNLALHIGAMLLAFVAMLALINGILGVLGGFLGIEHLSLGLILGTLLKPLAFVLGIPWKEAGVAGEIIGIKIALNEFMGYMQLVPYLSDNAPLVLSEKTKAIITFALCGFANLSSVAMLIGGIGSLVPSKKEMIAKLALKAVFVGTLSNFMSATIAGLFIGLNAN; encoded by the coding sequence ATGTTTATTAGTGCATTAATGAGCGTTGTGGGCATGGCGGTGCTTTTAGGTATCGCTTGGGTTTTTTCTAATAATAAAAAAGCAATTAATTATCGCACGATTATCAGCGCATTTGTTTTGCAAGTAAGTTTGGGGGCGTTGATTTTATATGTGCCAATAGGTAGGGAAATACTTCAAAGTTTAGCCAATGGCATACAGCATGTGATAAATTATGGCTATGAAGGGGTGCGCTTTTTATTTGGTAATTTAGCGCCAAATTCTCAAGGTGAGCAAGGGATAGGGGGCTTTGTCTTTGCGATTAATGTTTTAGCGGTGGTTATCTTTTTTTCTAGCTTGATTTCATTATTGTATTATCTAAAAATCATGCCCTTATTTATCAATCTCATTGGTGGGGCATTACAAAAATGCTTAGGCACTTCTAAAGCAGAAAGCATGAGTGCAGCAGCAAATATCTTTGTAGGACACACTGAGGCTCCTTTGGTAGTTAAACCCTATCTAAACAGCATGAGCAATTCAGAGATTTTTGCGATTATGAGTGCTGGAATGGCAAGTATTGCTGGGCCTGTGTTAGCTGGGTATGCGAGCATGGGCGTTCCTTTGACTTATCTATTAGCCGCCTCATTTATGTCAGCGCCTAGTGGGTTATTGTTTGCCAAAATGATTTATCCCCAAGATGAAAAAACCTCTAATGCGACAGATATTTCTATAGAAAAGCCCGTGAATGTTTTAGAGGCTATTTCTGATGGCGCTACTACAGGATTGAATTTAGCCTTACATATTGGGGCTATGCTTTTAGCCTTTGTAGCCATGTTGGCTCTAATTAATGGGATTTTAGGGGTTTTAGGGGGATTTTTAGGCATAGAGCATTTGTCTTTAGGATTGATTTTAGGCACACTTTTAAAACCCTTAGCCTTTGTTTTAGGGATTCCTTGGAAAGAAGCTGGGGTTGCTGGAGAGATTATAGGGATTAAAATCGCTTTGAATGAATTTATGGGCTATATGCAATTAGTGCCATATTTAAGCGATAACGCTCCCTTAGTGTTGAGTGAAAAAACCAAAGCGATTATTACTTTTGCGTTGTGCGGATTTGCTAATCTAAGCTCAGTTGCTATGCTCATTGGTGGGATTGGGAGCTTAGTGCCTAGTAAAAAAGAAATGATTGCCAAACTGGCTTTAAAAGCGGTGTTTGTAGGCACGCTTTCAAATTTTATGAGCGCAACAATCGCTGGATTATTCATAGGACTAAATGCGAATTAA